A part of Rattus norvegicus strain BN/NHsdMcwi chromosome 4, GRCr8, whole genome shotgun sequence genomic DNA contains:
- the Rergl gene encoding ras-related and estrogen-regulated growth inhibitor-like protein: MGDVKLAVLGGRGTGKSALTVRFLTKRFIGEYASNFESIYNKHLCLEGKPLNLEIYDPCSQSQKAKGSLTSDLHWADGFVIVYDISNRPSFAFAKALIYRIREPPMTHCKRVMEPAVVLVGNKQDLCHMREVGWDEGQKLATDYRCQFCELSAAEQSLEIEVMFLRLIKDILMIFKHKEKRRPSGSKSMAKLINNVFGKRRKSV, translated from the exons ATGGGTGATGTCAAGCTTGCTGTCTTGGGTGGCAGAGGTACAGGAAAATCAG CTCTTACAGTAAGGTTTCTTACCAAGCGCTTCATTGGGGAATACGCTTCTAATTTTG AATCTATCTATAATAAACACTTGTGTTTGGAAGGAAAACCATTAAATCTGGAAATATATGACCCATGTTCTCAA TCACAGAAAGCAAAAGGCTCCCTCACAAGTGACCTGCACTGGGCAGATGGGTTTGTGATTGTGTACGACATCAGCAACAGGCCTTCCTTTGCTTTTGCAAAAGCCCTTATCTACAGAATCCGTGAGCCACCAATGACTCATTGTAAAAG GGTCATGGAACCAGCTGTGGTTTTAGTTGGCAACAAGCAAGACCTCTGCCACATGAGAGAGGTTGGCTGGGATGAAGGGCAAAAGCTAGCAACCGATTACCGCTGCCAATTCTGTGAGCTGTCGGCAGCAGAGCAGTCCCTGGAGATTGAGGTGATGTTTCTCAGACTCATCAAAGACATTCTGATGATCTTCAAACATAAGGAGAAGAGAAGACCCAGTGGGTCGAAATCAATGGCCAAACTAATCAATAATGTATTTGGAAAGAGGAGGAAATCTGTTTAA